Proteins encoded in a region of the Haloglomus salinum genome:
- a CDS encoding Tfx family DNA-binding protein yields the protein MSDDGLPDVDGILGEVGFDPETSVLTRRQAEVLVYRERGIAQADIAEELGTSRANVSSVEASARENVAKAKETVAFAETLDAPVRVTVEAGTDLYDVPNRVYSACDDAGVKVTRTAPELMKLVGDAAGDAVQGRQVRTDITVAVTGSGQVTVRRS from the coding sequence GTGAGCGACGACGGCCTTCCCGACGTCGACGGGATACTCGGCGAGGTCGGGTTCGACCCGGAAACGAGTGTCCTCACGCGCCGACAGGCGGAGGTACTGGTCTACCGCGAGCGAGGCATCGCACAGGCCGACATCGCGGAGGAGCTGGGGACCTCACGAGCGAACGTCTCCTCCGTCGAGGCCAGCGCCCGCGAGAACGTCGCCAAAGCCAAAGAGACGGTCGCGTTCGCCGAGACACTCGACGCGCCCGTCCGTGTCACCGTCGAGGCCGGGACCGACCTCTACGACGTTCCCAACCGGGTCTACTCCGCCTGCGACGACGCCGGGGTCAAGGTGACCCGCACCGCGCCGGAGCTGATGAAGCTCGTCGGCGACGCCGCGGGCGACGCCGTGCAGGGCCGGCAGGTCCGGACGGACATCACCGTCGCCGTCACCGGTAGTGGACAGGTTACGGTCCGCCGGTCCTGA
- a CDS encoding TRAM domain-containing protein, whose protein sequence is MSDCPLADDCPSFSERIEGMGCQHYGDRGGAEWCQHYNQPIRDLKSQPVKPGEEIVVTVEDIHESGAGVGRTEDGFIVLVDGVLPDARAKVRIDTVRSSLAWAEEVERLPMEDDEDDEGDDEGRDLDEADPASQDAEADEEADGEADGESNRRAKRERLGSRDNFWGKDD, encoded by the coding sequence ATGTCGGACTGCCCACTCGCGGACGATTGCCCCAGTTTCTCGGAGCGTATCGAGGGGATGGGCTGTCAGCACTACGGCGACCGGGGTGGCGCCGAGTGGTGTCAGCACTACAATCAGCCGATCCGCGACCTGAAGTCCCAGCCGGTCAAGCCCGGTGAGGAGATCGTCGTCACCGTCGAGGACATCCACGAGAGCGGCGCCGGCGTCGGCCGCACGGAGGACGGGTTCATCGTTCTGGTCGACGGCGTGCTCCCGGACGCGCGGGCGAAGGTCCGCATCGACACCGTCCGTTCCAGCCTCGCCTGGGCCGAGGAGGTCGAACGTCTCCCGATGGAGGACGACGAGGACGACGAGGGCGACGACGAGGGACGCGACCTCGACGAGGCCGACCCCGCGTCCCAGGATGCGGAGGCTGACGAGGAGGCCGACGGAGAGGCCGACGGGGAGAGCAACCGGCGCGCCAAGCGTGAGCGGCTGGGCAGCCGTGACAACTTCTGGGGCAAGGACGACTGA
- a CDS encoding FIST signal transduction protein, whose protein sequence is MSDQFVVGLANGDDGQVAARRALSRAVDGIDVEPGDASFAVVVASPVYDPEVVAATVREATEAPLLGCTSAGEFTHRTWASGSVGVALSMGDTHRLHTGLGHGVSDDEEAAVREAIAGFPNSPSDPTTHPHRSVLNLHDGLAGKGEEVTLASKVELGPDVRIAGGSAGDDLELEATYVIADDAVTTDGVALGLVESRTAPVVSVAHGHSPISPPLRVTESEGPVVHELDGEPAFEVWREQIRERAADDGIDVDAFEAGSEDLSMALTNYAFGLVTGDGLKIRWPGLTTAPGGSLRFACSMPEGVVLRVTAGSREAQIASARRAAREARESLDGEAAGALVFDCICRSTALGDGFSAAVDAMADELDSPLLGFETYGEIAMDRDQLSGYHNTTTVIYLLPR, encoded by the coding sequence ATGAGCGACCAGTTCGTGGTGGGACTGGCCAACGGCGACGACGGGCAGGTGGCGGCCCGGAGGGCATTGAGCCGTGCTGTCGACGGTATCGATGTGGAACCGGGCGACGCGTCTTTCGCCGTCGTGGTCGCGTCCCCGGTGTACGACCCGGAGGTGGTGGCGGCGACCGTTCGCGAAGCCACGGAGGCACCGCTGCTCGGCTGTACGTCCGCCGGCGAGTTCACGCACCGAACGTGGGCGTCGGGGTCCGTGGGGGTCGCGCTCTCGATGGGTGACACCCACCGGCTCCACACGGGGCTGGGCCACGGCGTGAGTGACGACGAGGAGGCAGCCGTCAGAGAGGCGATTGCGGGGTTCCCGAACAGCCCGTCCGACCCGACGACACACCCGCACCGCTCGGTGCTCAACCTCCACGACGGGCTGGCCGGGAAGGGCGAGGAGGTGACGCTGGCGAGCAAGGTCGAGCTGGGGCCGGACGTCCGTATCGCAGGCGGGTCGGCCGGTGACGACCTCGAACTGGAGGCGACGTACGTGATCGCCGACGACGCGGTGACGACCGACGGGGTCGCGCTGGGACTGGTCGAGTCACGCACCGCGCCCGTCGTCAGCGTCGCACACGGCCACAGCCCCATCTCGCCGCCGCTTCGGGTGACCGAGAGCGAGGGACCGGTGGTCCACGAACTCGACGGCGAGCCGGCGTTCGAGGTGTGGCGCGAGCAGATTCGCGAGCGCGCAGCCGATGACGGTATCGACGTGGACGCGTTCGAGGCCGGCAGCGAGGACCTCTCGATGGCGCTCACGAACTACGCGTTCGGCCTCGTGACCGGGGACGGGCTGAAAATCCGCTGGCCGGGGCTCACGACCGCCCCCGGGGGGTCGCTCCGGTTCGCCTGTTCGATGCCCGAGGGGGTGGTCCTCCGGGTGACAGCGGGGTCCCGGGAGGCCCAGATAGCGTCGGCGCGCCGGGCAGCCCGGGAGGCGCGCGAGTCGCTCGACGGCGAGGCGGCCGGCGCGCTCGTGTTCGACTGCATCTGCCGGTCGACCGCCCTCGGTGACGGGTTCTCCGCCGCGGTCGACGCGATGGCTGACGAACTCGACAGCCCGTTGCTCGGGTTCGAGACGTACGGCGAGATCGCGATGGACCGCGACCAGTTGAGTGGCTATCACAACACGACCACGGTCATCTACCTCCTCCCACGATGA
- a CDS encoding anthranilate synthase component II, with the protein MSADADARDWSAADRSCPTVLVVDNYDSFAYNLVQYVGTHADVVVRRNDAVDTDDIRALDPDGIVVSPGPGTPAEAGVSIPVFRDLSYPTLGVCLGHQALCAAHGAEVGHAPEVVHGKPSTVRHDGSGVFAGLPDRFDVGRYHSLAVERGELPDSLVETAWTDDERRVVMGVRHRERPHAGVQFHPESILTDAGEQLVASFCGSL; encoded by the coding sequence TTGAGCGCGGATGCCGACGCCCGGGACTGGTCCGCGGCTGACAGGTCGTGTCCCACGGTGCTCGTGGTGGACAACTACGACTCCTTCGCGTACAACCTCGTCCAGTACGTCGGGACGCACGCGGACGTGGTGGTCCGTCGGAACGACGCGGTCGACACCGACGACATCCGGGCACTGGACCCGGACGGCATCGTCGTCTCGCCGGGACCGGGGACGCCGGCGGAGGCGGGCGTCTCGATTCCGGTGTTCCGTGACCTCTCGTACCCGACACTCGGCGTCTGTCTCGGCCATCAGGCGCTATGTGCCGCACACGGCGCCGAGGTGGGCCACGCCCCGGAGGTCGTCCACGGCAAGCCCTCGACCGTTCGTCACGACGGTTCCGGCGTGTTCGCGGGACTGCCGGACCGATTCGACGTGGGGCGGTATCACTCGCTGGCGGTGGAGCGTGGGGAACTGCCCGATTCGCTGGTCGAGACCGCGTGGACCGATGACGAGCGGCGGGTGGTGATGGGAGTCCGGCACCGGGAGCGACCGCACGCGGGCGTGCAGTTCCACCCCGAGTCGATTCTGACGGACGCCGGGGAGCAGCTCGTCGCGTCGTTCTGCGGTTCGCTGTGA
- a CDS encoding sensor histidine kinase → MSRVDFGELVTGLSETVGYRRAREVVEEAVVAVDLGQQSDYAVDEALEVCDHIASTHESPLSLAARALRNRLRVRRLDRSATDAPSLFENAVDPAVEVAFTDEGSVVRRTNGRFADAFGVNSTTAVGSLLTELPVPPHDTDELTDLLNELRAGETLDVEVTGQLASDSEDEQRVFRLRGIGALQGEEVTSGYLIYTDITERQRRRRELERRNEHLEAFASIVSHDLRNPLGIAQGYLDIARDETEVPHAADIEEALDRMDEIIEEMLVLARGSQTIEDPEGVDVERVALEAWRHVPTGDAELELGDLGRIRSDHTRLLHVFENLYRNAVEHGTSEGTQSVTASDGGVSATVTVRVWLDDDRLHVADDGPGMDSDLLEQALDAGYSTQSDGTGLGLFIVKEIAEAHDWAVELGESEAGGLLVTFHGVERA, encoded by the coding sequence ATGAGCAGGGTCGACTTCGGCGAACTGGTGACCGGGCTGAGCGAGACGGTCGGCTACCGGCGGGCACGAGAGGTGGTCGAGGAGGCGGTCGTGGCTGTGGACCTCGGCCAGCAAAGCGACTACGCCGTCGACGAGGCGCTGGAGGTGTGTGACCACATCGCCTCGACACACGAGTCGCCACTGTCGCTTGCCGCCCGGGCGTTGCGCAACCGGCTCCGGGTCCGCCGGCTCGACCGCTCGGCCACGGATGCGCCCTCGCTGTTCGAGAACGCGGTCGACCCGGCCGTCGAGGTGGCCTTCACCGACGAGGGCTCGGTGGTGCGCCGGACGAACGGTCGCTTCGCCGACGCGTTCGGCGTCAACTCGACGACGGCCGTCGGGTCGCTGCTGACGGAGCTGCCGGTCCCGCCCCACGATACCGACGAGCTGACCGACCTCCTGAACGAGCTCCGGGCCGGTGAGACCCTCGACGTCGAGGTGACCGGCCAGCTCGCAAGCGACAGCGAGGACGAGCAGCGCGTGTTCCGTCTCCGGGGCATCGGCGCCCTCCAGGGTGAGGAGGTGACCAGCGGCTACCTCATCTACACGGATATCACGGAGCGACAGCGGCGGCGGCGAGAGCTGGAGCGGCGCAACGAACACCTCGAGGCGTTCGCCAGCATCGTGAGCCACGACCTCCGGAACCCGCTGGGTATCGCGCAGGGATACCTCGACATCGCACGGGACGAGACGGAGGTCCCTCACGCAGCGGACATCGAGGAGGCGCTGGACCGGATGGACGAGATCATCGAGGAGATGCTGGTGCTGGCCCGCGGCAGTCAGACCATCGAGGACCCGGAGGGTGTCGATGTCGAGCGCGTGGCGCTGGAGGCGTGGCGCCACGTCCCGACCGGCGACGCCGAGCTCGAGCTCGGCGACCTCGGGCGCATCCGGTCGGACCACACCCGACTCCTCCACGTCTTCGAGAACCTCTACCGGAACGCCGTCGAGCACGGAACCAGCGAGGGCACCCAGTCGGTCACCGCGAGCGACGGGGGCGTGTCCGCGACCGTCACCGTTCGCGTCTGGCTCGACGACGACCGCCTCCACGTCGCCGACGACGGGCCGGGCATGGACTCCGACCTCCTCGAGCAGGCGCTCGACGCGGGGTACAGCACCCAGAGTGACGGCACGGGCCTGGGCCTGTTCATCGTCAAGGAGATCGCCGAGGCCCACGACTGGGCCGTCGAACTCGGGGAGAGCGAGGCCGGCGGGCTGCTGGTCACCTTCCACGGCGTCGAGCGTGCGTAG